A section of the Tamandua tetradactyla isolate mTamTet1 chromosome 4, mTamTet1.pri, whole genome shotgun sequence genome encodes:
- the CDX2 gene encoding homeobox protein CDX-2 isoform X1 gives MYVSYLLDKDVSMYPSSVRHSGGLNLAPQNFVSPPQYPDYSGYHVAAAAAAAANLDSAQSPGPSWPAAYGAPLREDWNGYAPGGAAAAANAVAHSLNGGSPAAAMGYGSPADYHPHHHPHHHPHHPAAAPSCASGLLQTLNPGPPGPAATTAAAEQLSPGGQRRNLCEWMRKPAQQSLGSQVKTRTKDKYRVVYTDHQRLELEKEFHYSRYITIRRKAELAATLGLSERQVKIWFQNRRAKERKINKKKLQQQQPPPPQPQPQPQQGPLRSVPEPLSPVSSLQGSVPGSVPGVLGAAGGVLNPTVTQ, from the exons ATGTACGTGAGCTACCTCCTGGACAAGGACGTAAGCATGTACCCCAGTTCCGTGCGCCACTCCGGCGGCCTCAACCTGGCGCCGCAGAACTTTGTCAGCCCCCCGCAGTACCCGGACTACAGCGGTTACCACGTGGCAGCCGCGGCTGCGGCGGCCGCGAACTTGGACAGCGCGCAGTCCCCGGGGCCGTCCTGGCCGGCAGCGTACGGCGCCCCGCTCCGAGAGGACTGGAACGGATACGCGCCGGGGGGCGCCGCGGCCGCCGCCAACGCCGTAGCGCACAGCCTCAACGGAGGCTCCCCGGCCGCCGCCATGGGCTACGGCAGCCCTGCCGACTACCACCCGCACCACCACCCGCACCACCACCCGCACCACCCGGCCGCCGCGCCTTCCTGCGCCTCGGGGTTGCTGCAGACGCTCAACCCGGGACCTCCCGGGCCCGCCGCCACCACCGCCGCCGCCGAGCAGCTGTCCCCCGGCGGCCAGCGGCGGAACCTGTGTGAATGGATGCGGAAGCCCGCCCAGCAGTCGCTGGGAAGCCAAG TGAAAACCAGGACGAAAGACAAATACCGCGTGGTGTACACAGACCACCAGCGGCTAGAGCTGGAGAAGGAGTTTCACTACAGCCGCTACATCACCATCCGGAGGAAAGCCGAGCTGGCCGCCACGCTGGGGCTCTCCGAGAGGCAG GTTAAAATTTGGTTTCAGAACCGCAGAGCCAAGGAAAGGAAAATCAACAAGAAGAAGTTGCAGCAACAGCAGCCACCGCCACCgcaaccccagccccagccccagcagggGCCTCTGCGAAGTGTTCCTGAGCCTTTGAGCCCTGTGTCTTCCCTGCAGGGTTCAGTGCCTGGCTCTGTCCCTGGGGTTCTGGGGGCGGCTGGGGGGGTGTTGAACCCCACTGTCACCCAGTGA
- the CDX2 gene encoding homeobox protein CDX-2 isoform X2, whose product MYVSYLLDKDVSMYPSSVRHSGGLNLAPQNFVSPPQYPDYSGYHVAAAAAAAANLDSAQSPGPSWPAAYGAPLREDWNGYAPGGAAAAANAVAHSLNGGSPAAAMGYGSPADYHPHHHPHHHPHHPAAAPSCASGLLQTLNPGPPGPAATTAAAEQLSPGGQRRNLCEWMRKPAQQSLGSQVKTRTKDKYRVVYTDHQRLELEKEFHYSRYITIRRKAELAATLGLSERLKFGFRTAEPRKGKSTRRSCSNSSHRHRNPSPSPSRGLCEVFLSL is encoded by the exons ATGTACGTGAGCTACCTCCTGGACAAGGACGTAAGCATGTACCCCAGTTCCGTGCGCCACTCCGGCGGCCTCAACCTGGCGCCGCAGAACTTTGTCAGCCCCCCGCAGTACCCGGACTACAGCGGTTACCACGTGGCAGCCGCGGCTGCGGCGGCCGCGAACTTGGACAGCGCGCAGTCCCCGGGGCCGTCCTGGCCGGCAGCGTACGGCGCCCCGCTCCGAGAGGACTGGAACGGATACGCGCCGGGGGGCGCCGCGGCCGCCGCCAACGCCGTAGCGCACAGCCTCAACGGAGGCTCCCCGGCCGCCGCCATGGGCTACGGCAGCCCTGCCGACTACCACCCGCACCACCACCCGCACCACCACCCGCACCACCCGGCCGCCGCGCCTTCCTGCGCCTCGGGGTTGCTGCAGACGCTCAACCCGGGACCTCCCGGGCCCGCCGCCACCACCGCCGCCGCCGAGCAGCTGTCCCCCGGCGGCCAGCGGCGGAACCTGTGTGAATGGATGCGGAAGCCCGCCCAGCAGTCGCTGGGAAGCCAAG TGAAAACCAGGACGAAAGACAAATACCGCGTGGTGTACACAGACCACCAGCGGCTAGAGCTGGAGAAGGAGTTTCACTACAGCCGCTACATCACCATCCGGAGGAAAGCCGAGCTGGCCGCCACGCTGGGGCTCTCCGAGAG GTTAAAATTTGGTTTCAGAACCGCAGAGCCAAGGAAAGGAAAATCAACAAGAAGAAGTTGCAGCAACAGCAGCCACCGCCACCgcaaccccagccccagccccagcagggGCCTCTGCGAAGTGTTCCTGAGCCTTTGA